The region TGTCGTAGTCTCGCTTTCGCGAAAGCAGAACAATAACAATTAATAGCGACATCTTAAGGGAAACCGCTGCTAGAATATGTACTATTGTAATTCTTAAAAATAGACCATGTCAGACTTAGGTAAACAATTAGAAGAGCGATCAGGAAATACTTGTGAGATTTGCGCTGCAACAGATACTTTAGAAGTTAAGGTGAGCCTAGAGGCATACGAAGTTCCAGATTCTCCTAAAAACGTGAAGGACACGGCTATTTTTGCCTGTGAGACCTGTAGAATGCAGTTAAAAGGAGAATCAGAAGTAGAGCCCAACCATTGGCGTGCGCTTAATGATTCTATGTGGAGTACAGTACCTGCAGTTCAAGTTGTAGCCTATAGAATGCTCGATCAATTGCGACCTGAAGGCTGGCCAGTAGATCTTATAGACATGATGTATATGGAAGAGGATACCAAACAATGGGCTGAAGATGGTATCCAACGTGGACCAAAAATTGTTCATAAGGATGCCAACGGTAACATTCTTCACAGAGGGGATAGCATTGTAATTCTAAAGGATTTAGATGTAAAAGGCTCTAGTCTTATTGCAAAACGTGGTACAGCGGTACGTAATATTTCTCTAGTTCATGAGAACGCAAATCAAATTGAAGGTAAAGTAGGTCCTACTCAAGTAGTTCTATTGACTCAGTTTGTAAAGAAAACTTCTAAGGAAGAGTAACCTATAAGTGTTATTGAGCTTTAAAGCTTTATATAGCTTTATACGGATAAGCACTGTTTATGGTGATAAGAACCATGATCCTTTGCAGCTAGTTGGGTACAAAAGGAACAACATGACCTTACTCATAACGCAACGCCTCAATAGGGTCTAGTTTGGCCGCTTTTATTGCCGGAATAACACCAGAAGCAAAAGCAATTAAAACAGAAACAATAGTTGCAGCAATAATCGCATTCCACGGGATCTCAAAGGGGATTTCAAAGCCTGCAGAAACAGCATATCCGATAAGCATTCCTAACAGAATACCTAATATACTGCCGTACTGACTAATTAAAAAGGTCTCAATAAAAAATTGCCATGAAATCGTACTGCGTTTGGCACCAAGAGCTTTTCTAACTCCTATTTCGCGAGTGCGCTCGGTAACCGACACTAACATGATATTCATCAATGCAATCGAAGAACCGAAAATGGTAATCAGACTAATGATAATAGCGGCAATATTTAAAGAAGAAGTAATTTGATTTAAGTTCCCTAAAAGCTGATCGCTTTGTACGATTCCAAAATTCTCTTCTTCAATAGGATTGAGACCCCTGATATTTCGCATTAAAACAAGCGCATCGTCTTTTGCCTTTTCCATAAAATTTTGCTCAAATACCTTGACGCTTAAATCATAATTGATATTAGGAGAGGTATAAATACCTCTTGCCGCTTCCATAGGAATAAGGATTCTTAAGTCTACATTATTACCGAAGGTAGAACCTTTTTCTTCTAGAATTCCAATAACGGTAAATTTATGACCTCTAATACTTAGGGTTTTGTCAATTGGATTAAATCCTTGGAACAGATCTTCCTGCATGTCACTTCCTATAACGCAAACTTTAGAATTATTGGATATATCTAGAGACGAGAACATACGTCCTTCGCCTAGTTGGATCCCCGCGTTTTCTGCATAATACTCATTGACTCCAGTAATAATCACTTCTGGTTTGGTTTTTCGGTCTTCACTTTTTACCTCGGCGCTAGTACTGGCTTGAAAAGAAACGCCTACCTGTGTTAAAGGTGTTGTATAGTTTTTCTCAAACTCTACTACTTGTCGGTAATTGATAATGGGATTTACTTTTGTTCTTTTATTACCACCACGACTTTGAAAACTACGGGCGTATTGCTGTACATAAAAAGTATTGGTACCTATTCCTGAGAATCCACTGTTTAAAGTAGTAGAAAGTGCATTCACAGCGCTTAAGATCCCTACAAGAGCAGTAATACCTATAGCGATGATTATGATGGTTAAGATGGTGCGCAATAGCTGTCCTTTGATGCTTTGCTGTGCGATATTTATATTTTGGCGTAGTAATCCTATCATGAAAAGTAAGACTTAAAAATGTATAGAAAGTTACAAGTTCTTCAGGTAAATTATATTTTTATTAAAATTACTTTAGGAACAGACGCGTTATAACTGTTTATATTTGCAGGCTTAATAACAATTATGGCACAGAAACCATCCATTCCAAAAGGTACAAGAGATTTTAGTCCGCTAGAAGTACAACGCAGGCAGTATATCATGAAGATCATCCAGCGCCATTTTGAGCTGTACGGTTTCATGCCTATTGAAACTCCTAGCTTTGAGAACTCTGATACGTTGATGGGTAAATACGGTGAAGAAGGTGATCGATTGATATTTAAGATTTTAAATAGTGGGGAATACCTAAAAAAGGCAGATCCAGACCTGTTGGAAACTGGAAAAGAAAATCAACTGACCGCCCAGATTTCTGAAAAGGCATTGAGATACGATCTTACGGTACCTTTTGCACGTTATGTAGTTCAAAATCAAAACGACATTAGCTTTCCTTTTAAGAGGTATCAAATGCAAAATGTATGGCGGGCAGATCGCCCACAGAAAGGGCGTTTTAGAGAATTCACCCAATGCGATGCAGATGTAGTAGGAAGTAACTCCCTCTTTCAAGAAGTAGAGTTGGTGCAGTTGTATGATGCTGTTTTTACAAACTTAAAACTGAATGCGTGCACTATAAAAATCAATAACCGCAAAGTTCTTGCTGGTATTGCTGAGGTAATGGGAGCAGAAGACAAGCTCATAGACTTTACAGTTGCATTAGATAAGCTGGATAAAATAGGAAAGCAAAAGGTACAGGAAGAAATGCTGTCCAGAGGAATCGATCAACAAGCGATTGATGTTTTGGATCCTGTTTTCTCTCTTTCTGGATCTTATGCAGAAAAGATTGCGAGCATGAAAGAATTGCTCCATAATTCTGAAATAGGATTAAAAGGCATCGAAGAGCTGGAATTTATAAATACTTCTATCACTCAAATGCCTTTAAAAAGTGCCGTTCTGGATCTTGATATTACGCTTGCCCGAGGTTTGAATTATTACACAGGATGTATTTTTGAAGTCGCTGCTCCAGAAGGAGTTGCTATGGGAAGTATAGGTGGTGGCGGCCGTTATGATGATTTAACGGGAATCTTTGGATTAAAAGATGTGAGTGGTGTTGGAATCAGTTTTGGACTGGATCGCATCTACTTAGTTATGGAACAATTAGGCCTTTTTCCAGATTCTGTAAGAGCAGGAGTAGAGGTGTTGTTTATTAATTTTGGGATGAAAGAAGCGCAGTATTGTTCTTTGTGGTTGTCTCGCTTTCGCGAAAGCGGAATCAAATCAGAACTCTATCCTGATGCTGCAAAAATGAAGAAGCAAATGAGTTATGCAGATCGAAATGTGATTCCTTATGTGATTTTTGCTGGTGAAGACGAAATAGCTACAGGAAAACTGAATCTAAAGAATATGGTTAATGGCGAACAATCGCTGCTGACCCCCGAAGAGATTATATCAAAGTTGTCCTAAAGACTCCTGAGTATGGATCTAATATACATCTTAAACACCCTAAAGGTTGTTGTTGATGGAGAAATCAGACCAACTTGATGTGGGCGCTAATGCACATAAGCTTTTGTATATATAGTTTACGTCTGCAGGTTCTTTTAATCTTATTTACCTTTAGTCTATAAATAACAAAAGCCTTTGAATAATTTCAAAGGCTTTTGTGTTTGCGTATTGGAGTGTCTTACTGAATGATCACTTTTCGTGACTGCATACCGTAATTAGTTTCCATAACTACAATGTAGTTACCGCGGGCTATATTTTGGGTACTCACCGTGATGATACCGTCTTGATTTCTAACATCCCAATTTTGTACTTGTTGTCCTAACATATTAGTAAGAGCGATGGATTCAATAGTGATTTCCTGTCCTTTTTTAATATTTAAAGTATCCATACCATTAGGAGTGTAGACCACTAAATTACTTTCTGCTAGTGCTACATCTTCATTACTTAACGTAGTAGGGTTGTTAAACACAATAGAATAACGTGTTGTGTTTGTTCCAGCAACTAACCTTGGACTTGTGTACATACCAATCATCAAATCTGTATATGTTCCTAAAACAGCATCTTTAAGAAATATTTGCTGTGTTGGATCTATATTTTTAATGTCATCTAACTTGATGTTCATAGTTCCTTCAGCTTGCATTTTTACCATTAATGGCAATTCAACAGTAGCATCCAGGTTATTTATTCCTTGAATACTAAGATTCTTATTTCCTAAAATGAATGCCATATCTTCCATTTGTACACCGATTTGCACACCGTCAAAAGCATGATCATAGTTCATACTAGCATTAGGGTCTATAGTCAATAATAGTTGTCTGTGGATGGTGCTAGGACTATCAAATCCCAATCTAATTTTAGGTCTAGGATCGTTATAGTTGTTATAGTCTGCATAGGCATTGCTACCAGCATCACTTCCTGGAGCAGCAACAAACAAGCTGTTTCCAGAAGATTCGGTTACAAATTGACGTTGGTCGTTTCTAAATTTAATAGTACCATTTGTAATTCCAGAAACAAAAAATCCTTGGGCAACAGGTATAAAACGCTCTGGACGCTTGGTAGCAATTCCTCCTTGGTTAACGTCAGGATTAGAGGTACCATAAGTTGCAGTAGATACACCACCAGAGAAGTTGTACATAGCATAACCTCCTTGATAGCTAGCTAAGATATGCGTACCACCACCCCAGTGTTCCCAAAAGTATAAGGTACCGTCTAGGTTAGGATTATCTAAAATAAATTCATGGGCATCTAAAGCACTCGGATATGGATTACCAATTAAGTAATCGTTCCCTGAATTAATAGGCAAGTCAATATCCCCGTTGTTAGGCTTTCCTACAAAAGCATAGTTTTGTTCTCCGGTTGCACCAGTTCCTTTCATTGTAAATCCTTCACCAGCTTTCATAGCTCCATTAGGACCTACATACTGCCAGTTAGCATATACGCCACTAGTTAAGTTTCCATATTTGTACAACCATCTTCCAGATAGAGTAGCTGCGGTAGTTGCATCTCCTGCGGTACCATCTGTCACACTGGTAGTGGTCCAGTTTAAATCTCTAGGGTTGTCTACTAGAGTTCCATCTTTAAGAGACTCAGCTAGTGTGTAGCCATTATTAGCAGTGTTATTATTAGTAATACTCACTGGAGAAGACCAGTAGTTATAGTCATATGTTACCCCAGTACCTTGTTGATCTCTTTCGATAAATCCAGTGGTGGTACTTAATAAATCACTGTCTGTAGTTTGAATTAATTGAGATTCTCCCTTAAGATCAATGGAGCCTTGAAGATCAAGAACGTGAGTTATAGTAAGTCCATGATCGTTATCAACATTCATTTCATTGCTTTCTACAAATAAGCCTAGTAAGGTTATATCTGAATTTGTAATAGTAACCTCATTATTAGTTTTCACAATGTTCCAGTTTATTTTTTCTACGATTCCATTGATGACACGAGTACTTCCTGGGGTATAAAGAACAGAACCATTTTCCCAGCTAGAAGTATTTTCCCAGTCACCGGCACCTATAGATTTATATGGTAATGGAGCGGATTGAGTTTTCAATTCAAAGTAACTCTCATTTGCCATTCTACCATATCCTTCATTAACTGATTCGTCATTTAAAGAAGTTCCAATAAAACTATTCATACTGTAATAAGCAGATAAGCTCGTCCAACTCAATCCATCCAATTCATTTTTAGTGATGGTGCTTGGAACAGTTTTACCAGAAACAAGGTTGGCATTTTCAATTAATTCTTGATTCATGATGAATCTGATTTGATTTTCAGTTAAGGCCTTGTTCCACATTCTGATTTCGTCAATTTCTCCATGGAAAAGATCGTAAGCGGTTTCATCTTCATCTATTCTAGCACCTATACCTAATAAATTTCCATCTGGAACAGGAGCAGAGAGTGTTGCTTCAATGTCCAACACACCATCAATATAGATTTTTGCAGTACTACCGTCATATGAGAAACCTATATGTCTCCATACACCGTCACTTAAAGACGTATTAGAAATTATTTCTTCTAACGAGCTGCCGTTCCATCTTAAAGTAATACGATTGTCATTTCTAAGAGAAAGTTGAAAACCAGTTCCATTTGCTCTTTTTGCAACTATGGTTCTTTCTGTGTTGGTGCTGTTTGCACCTTCACTTAAAATCCATGCACTTGCTGAAAAAGTACTTCCTAAACCTTGTGGGTTGTCTACGATAATATGATCATCTACACCGTCAAAATCAACACTTCTATCTTCAAACATCACATCAGAAACAGCAAGAGTGAAATACTTAATTGCATCAAAGTTGTAAGAAGCTCTTTCATAGATTCCATCGTTTACGAAGAATCTTGTTTCCAGACCAGTAGTAAAGGTTTCATCATCTGCCATCATAAGCACATATTTTCTATTTGCTGTTAAGGCTGGTAGACCAACAAAATCAGTGGTAGCAACTCTTAACTCTGTAGTTGCTATATCAGTAGAGGTTTGCTCCTCTATCTTCCATACACGGTTCATTCTCGTAATGTTAGTCAACACTGCATTTGAAACACCAACATCGTGATTTATTATTGTACTGTTGGCATTGATATCTTGTCCATTATGACCCCAGAATAAAAAGTCTTTATCATTTTCAAAGATCTGGGTGTTTTGCGTTCCTAAGTCTTCTACGCGATTTAAAGCTACAGCTACTATACTCGTAGAGTTTTCACTTTTAGATTGCTTTTGAACCAATTCTGATTTATCATCGCGTCCTATTGCAGCAACATCAAAGTTGAAGTTCGTGTTAGCAGCGTAGTTCCACACAATATTATCATCAGAATCAAGATAATCCCAATCAGCTCTGTGGTCATCTAATGTACTCGTAGGGTTGTGAAGTGATACACCATTTTTGATTGCTAAATAAGAATATATTCTTTGTTGTACGGCATTAGATTTTCTATCTCGGTAACTAAAAACTTCAGTTATTTCCCCATTTAAGTGCGTTTCAAATGGTAACCCATTTAATTGGTAACGCCCTGCGCCTATATAAAAAGGTTTGTTGGTAAAGCTAGAAAAGTTTAAGGTTTCTCTAGAAACTTGAGTTACTCCAGTTTGATTGTCAATTTTACGTCCATTCAAATAGATTTCTGTTTGATTGTTTGCTGGATTATTTTTCACATTGAGGATGTGTACATCATCAAATGTTCCAGTAGCGTCAGAGAATGATCTTCCATAACTACCATCTGCTGGATTTGTTTCAGAAACAGTACCAACACTATGAGCAATAACTTCATCATCAAATCTTACTGATACGGGTCCCCAACCTAATCCAGAAGGATCTTTTGCTGGGTTAACAGGAGCGCATTTTGCTCCTAGAAGCATGGTTTCACCCGCTAGTTGCCCCGTCATATCTATAGTACTGCGTACCACAATCCAGTAATCGTTAGAGTTATACCCTCCTTTACCTCTTAAGTGTTGTTGTTGGGTTCTATCAAAAGCAACGGTAGCGTTAAAGTTGATGTTATTAGTCGTATTGTTAGCATACACTGGTGCGTTTGCAGGTATTTCAAAAGCATCGTTATCTAGTGCTTGATCTTCCCATAATGGTAATAGTGCTCCATCAGTGGATGGAATATCTTGAGATCTCAACCAAAGTGTCAAATTATCATTTACATCAGCTGGTCCATCAATAGCATTATCTGTTATTGTTTTTCTACCAGTGATGATAATATTGTCAAATAATGCTCCATCATCTGTAGGAGTAGAACCATCGCTAGCAAAAGCAATTCTAATTCTAAGATTAGCATTGTTTTCAACTGAGCTAGGTAATATATGTGTAGCTTCTTCAAATCTACTTAAAGAAGAGGTTAAGCTAGAGTTGTCTCCTGTCCACGCATCTGCATTGTTAGCAAACCCATCTACATCTGTAGAATTATACCAATTCACACCTGTAGTATCTGAACCTAATGTGATCCATGTAGATCCACCGTCATCACTGTATTGAACTCTCATACCATCCTTGTTGTCGTTGGTATTTGTTCTAAAATCTATGTAAAATTTAAGGTCGGTATATCCTAAAGTAGAAATGATAGGGCTGGTTACCGTAGCCGATTTATTAGAAGGGTAATCGTTCCAGTTATCAGTATACCAATAGTCTCCTTCTCCTTTTTCGTTAGTAACAGTTCCTAAGCTAAATTGAAACCCACCTGTTGTTGAAGGACTCCATCCAGATGCGCCATCATCAAAATTTTCGAAGTATAAAGTAGAAACTGGTCCAGCTGAAACCGCTGTAATGTCAAAATTATAATTTGTCTCATCTGCATCATTTGAAGTGAAACTAATTATTGCATTACTTGTTCCAGTAGTAGCACGTGAGAACTCTACGGTAAAGGTGTCTGAACTTCCAGGAGTAATGGTTGCAACAGGTTGATCTGTAATGCTAAAGTCTCCAGCGTTTGTTCCAGTTATATTAATAGGAGTACCTGAAAGATCTAAATTTGCAGTTCCTGTATTCTCTATAGTGTAGGTAACTGAGATACTCGTAGTTCCGTCAGCAGTACCTAAATTAGTAGCATCAGTAGTACTTGGAGTGGTGTCGTTATCAGAAATAATAACTCCATTTCCTAAAACAGCTACTTCAGGCGCAGCAGCACCACAACCACCTCCATTTACGTTAAAGTTAAAATAGGAACCGCTTTGACCACTGTTTAAACCAGTGCTAAGGACTACGTTTCCACCTGAAGTAATAGTAGCTGTACCACCGCCATCCCAGCCATCATTTTGGCTATCATATAATCTGGCTCTGTAATCATTCCCGTCTGATAAACAACCTAAATTGATAGTTGCATAATAAGCAAGCGCCGACCCATTATAACACTGAGCAGGGTTACAATACCTGGCTATTTCAGTTCCAGAAGGATCAAATATTAATATATAGTTTTCACCAGAATAAGCTGGCCAACTTATATCTAAATTAACTTGACTCGTTTGTGCAATACTCGAAAAGGAATATAAAGCAACAGATATGAACATTATAATTTTCCAAAGGGTAGAAAGAGTAAATTTTTGCATGATCTTTTTATTATTTTATTCAGGTACACGAATATAACGGTTGTTCATCGTTAAAAAACGTATTTTAGCAATATAATCGCTAAACAACGTAATTATCATGCATTTAATCGATTTATTATCTTTTTTAGACTAATATTTTAAGATAAAACTATGTATTTAATCAGATATATTTGTATTTTTAACTTGTTTATTAACATATGATAATCAAAAAAAAACAAGTTTTCAGTGCTTAGCAATACTCGCATATTTCCTTTTGTAGCATTTGAAGTATGAAAAAAAGAAAGGATCCTTAAAGCAGTTGGCAGATTTGATAAAATATTCGATTTCGACAATTTCTAAATCCTTGAACCACAGTGAAGAAATCAAGAGCGATACAAAGTTTAAGATTATGGAGGCTGTCAAAGAGCTAGGCTATACGGATTCCAAAGTATCCTTTCCCAGCAATAAAACAGTCGTTGTGATGATTCCAGACATAAGGAATGACTTTTTTGCTCAGGATTTAATTGGTTTAGAAGATGCTGCAACAGAGAATAACTTTAAAATCATCAGAGGCTTTTCAAATGGACCCTATGATCAAGAGGTCGCTTATTTTATCTGCTTTAAAAAATGAAACCCTTGTGGGCTTTATAATTGCTGCCGCAAGGCAATCACAACGGATTGAAAAACACGAGCCTTTTGAAGAACTCATTGATTTAGGAATTCCATTAGTTATGTTTGATTCTGTAATTGATGAGTTGGAATGTGATAAAATAGTTAATGATCATTATCAATCTGGGCGGAGAGCGTTGGAGTGCTTGTTAGAAAGTGGTAATAGAATTATTTGTATCGCGCTAGTACTACAAGTCTATCAAGTGTAGGTAAATTAAGAGAAAAGGGTATTAGAGTCAGTGTGGAAAAGAATGAAAATGTAAACTTCCAAGTTATTACAGCATCTGACGAAAAGGAATCTTCGAGAAAAACAGAAAAGGCTTTGAAACTTGATGGTATTGAGTCTATTTATAGCATTAGATCAAATAGCAGGAGTCTTAGCATTAAATAAAGCCCTCCAATTGCATATCAAAATACCAGAAGCACTACAGCTTATATGCTATTCCAATGGACTTTTATCTTATTATTCCTTTCTGAAAATGTCTGTGATTGATCAGCATTCTAAAGAAATAGGTAAGGAAGGCGTTCATCAGGATGATGAATCTCATTAATGACACTAATAAAATAAAGGTAACTCGCGTCCATACCTTGAAATCGTGGCTGAATAAAGAGAAACTACTTAGGTAATAAAAAAGCTCTTACCGTAAAGTAAGAGCTTTGTAGCGTGGGGCGGGCACGATCCGCCGACCTCAGCATTATGAGTGCTGCGCTCTAACCAACTGAGCTACCACGCCATTTTGGTAATACACTTTGTTGTTTAGCGGCTGCAAATATACATCTATTTATTTTTTTATTCCAAACCTTACTCATTATTAATTTTGATTAATTTTCTTTTTTTAGGAATGAAATTAAACCCTATATTGCCACTAAAGTTTATTAAATGCAAGACCCAATCAAATTTGAACTTGAATTTCCAATTCAAGCATCACCGACTTTGTTATACCAACATATTGCAACGCCATCTGGAATGTCTGAGTGGTTTGCTGATAATGTAAATAGTCGAGGCGAATATTTCCGATTTATTTGGGACGGTCAAGAAGAGAAAGCAAAAATCCTTAAACGCGTCTCTGGTGAAAGAGCACGTTTTCAATGGGATTATGATGAGGACACTAAAAAATATTTTGAAATTAGAATTCAAGTAGATGAAATTACTAAAGATGTCTCTTTAATGATTTCAGACTTTGGTGATGATGAAGATGAGGTGGAAGAACAAAAAATGTTCTGGGAAAACCAAATAGGAGCACTAAAAAAAGTCTTAGGGTCTAGATAATACCCTAATTAATATTTAAATTTGAGCCCTGGATTTACAGGGCTTTTTTTATGGTAATAATCAATAAAGAATTTTTAGAAGAACAAAATGCTGTTATCCCTTATGACAATAGAGGGACCTTTTATGGTGATGGGGTTTTTGAAACCTTGAGGTGTTATAACGGTAAGGCATTACTTTTTGAAGAACATTATTTTAGATTAATGTCTAGTATGCGCATTTTACGCATGGATATCCCACCATTTTTCACTCCAGAATTTCTGGAGGAGAGCATTCATGAGTTGCTTTTCAAGCAAGGATTACATAAAAATCACGCAAGGATAAGAATTAGTGTTTGGAGAAAATCAGGAGGTTTGTACACGCCAAATGACTTATCAGTAAACTACTCGATTTCTTCTTCTATTCTGGAGGATATTTTTATAAATGTGACAAATAATGAAGTCGATCTATTTAAAGATCATTTTGTTTACGCTTCCATGTTAAGCACTTTAAAGACTACCAATAAAGCAGTAAACATTCTTGCAGGGATTTATGCTAGCGAAAATGATTATGATGATTTATTATTGCTCAATCAAAATAAGATGGTTGTGGAAGCTATTTCAGGAAACGTGTTTTTACGTAAAGGAGATCAGATCAAAACGCCACCTATTGACGACGGTTGTTTGAATGGTATTATGAGAACTCATATTATCAAGCAACTTAAAAAGATGCTCAACTATAATTTTGTAGAGGAAACCATCACTCCTTTTGAATTACAAAGGGCAGATGAAATCTTTACTACCAACATGATCAGGGGTGTTCAAAGTATTACTAAGTACCGTAAAAAGAGTTATACTAACGAAACTGCAAGCGAGTTGATAGAATCACTTAACGAAACCTTTTTTGATTAGTTATAAGAAGGATTTTCTGGAGCGTTAGACCACAACTCGTAGTCACCACCTAATTTCTTCATCTTCTTTTTCCAAATATCATGCATGTTATTGGAAAGAAGGTTTTTACTATCTGTGTTTTCTACGACTACCCAAGAATTAGATTCTAACTCATTCTCTAGTTGATGGCGTTCCCATCCTGAGTAACCTAAAAAGAATTTAATTTCGTCGCCAGTAATACTTCCTTTACGAAGTAAATCACTTACTGCGTGAAAATCTCCACCCCAATAAATGCCATCTTCAATCAAATAAGAGCCTGGAATTAGGTCTGGAATATTGTGAAGAAAATACAAATTATCGGTTTCTACAGGTCCCCCTTGGTAAACTTCTAGTTTTAATGTTATTTCTGGTATTAATTGATCAAGAGTACAGTCTAATGGTTTGTTGAGGATAAAGCCCACAACCCCCTCTTTATTAAATTCAGTGAGTAAAACCACCGAGCGTGAGAAGGAATCATCTCCTATTATGGAAGGTTCAGAAACTAAAAGACTTCCTTTCTCCGGGGTTACATTTTTCATAATCTTATCTTAGTACTCTTAAACTTAGTGAAAATTATTGAATATTATACTAGTTTTTATGTAATAGCGTAAGAATCAAATAAAATCCCTAAATACGATGAATAAAAAAAGCCCCAACCTTAAATTAATTAAGTTGGGACTTCTA is a window of Nonlabens sp. MB-3u-79 DNA encoding:
- a CDS encoding PhnA domain-containing protein — its product is MSDLGKQLEERSGNTCEICAATDTLEVKVSLEAYEVPDSPKNVKDTAIFACETCRMQLKGESEVEPNHWRALNDSMWSTVPAVQVVAYRMLDQLRPEGWPVDLIDMMYMEEDTKQWAEDGIQRGPKIVHKDANGNILHRGDSIVILKDLDVKGSSLIAKRGTAVRNISLVHENANQIEGKVGPTQVVLLTQFVKKTSKEE
- a CDS encoding ABC transporter permease codes for the protein MIGLLRQNINIAQQSIKGQLLRTILTIIIIAIGITALVGILSAVNALSTTLNSGFSGIGTNTFYVQQYARSFQSRGGNKRTKVNPIINYRQVVEFEKNYTTPLTQVGVSFQASTSAEVKSEDRKTKPEVIITGVNEYYAENAGIQLGEGRMFSSLDISNNSKVCVIGSDMQEDLFQGFNPIDKTLSIRGHKFTVIGILEEKGSTFGNNVDLRILIPMEAARGIYTSPNINYDLSVKVFEQNFMEKAKDDALVLMRNIRGLNPIEEENFGIVQSDQLLGNLNQITSSLNIAAIIISLITIFGSSIALMNIMLVSVTERTREIGVRKALGAKRSTISWQFFIETFLISQYGSILGILLGMLIGYAVSAGFEIPFEIPWNAIIAATIVSVLIAFASGVIPAIKAAKLDPIEALRYE
- the hisS gene encoding histidine--tRNA ligase, whose translation is MAQKPSIPKGTRDFSPLEVQRRQYIMKIIQRHFELYGFMPIETPSFENSDTLMGKYGEEGDRLIFKILNSGEYLKKADPDLLETGKENQLTAQISEKALRYDLTVPFARYVVQNQNDISFPFKRYQMQNVWRADRPQKGRFREFTQCDADVVGSNSLFQEVELVQLYDAVFTNLKLNACTIKINNRKVLAGIAEVMGAEDKLIDFTVALDKLDKIGKQKVQEEMLSRGIDQQAIDVLDPVFSLSGSYAEKIASMKELLHNSEIGLKGIEELEFINTSITQMPLKSAVLDLDITLARGLNYYTGCIFEVAAPEGVAMGSIGGGGRYDDLTGIFGLKDVSGVGISFGLDRIYLVMEQLGLFPDSVRAGVEVLFINFGMKEAQYCSLWLSRFRESGIKSELYPDAAKMKKQMSYADRNVIPYVIFAGEDEIATGKLNLKNMVNGEQSLLTPEEIISKLS
- a CDS encoding LamG-like jellyroll fold domain-containing protein, producing the protein MQKFTLSTLWKIIMFISVALYSFSSIAQTSQVNLDISWPAYSGENYILIFDPSGTEIARYCNPAQCYNGSALAYYATINLGCLSDGNDYRARLYDSQNDGWDGGGTATITSGGNVVLSTGLNSGQSGSYFNFNVNGGGCGAAAPEVAVLGNGVIISDNDTTPSTTDATNLGTADGTTSISVTYTIENTGTANLDLSGTPINITGTNAGDFSITDQPVATITPGSSDTFTVEFSRATTGTSNAIISFTSNDADETNYNFDITAVSAGPVSTLYFENFDDGASGWSPSTTGGFQFSLGTVTNEKGEGDYWYTDNWNDYPSNKSATVTSPIISTLGYTDLKFYIDFRTNTNDNKDGMRVQYSDDGGSTWITLGSDTTGVNWYNSTDVDGFANNADAWTGDNSSLTSSLSRFEEATHILPSSVENNANLRIRIAFASDGSTPTDDGALFDNIIITGRKTITDNAIDGPADVNDNLTLWLRSQDIPSTDGALLPLWEDQALDNDAFEIPANAPVYANNTTNNINFNATVAFDRTQQQHLRGKGGYNSNDYWIVVRSTIDMTGQLAGETMLLGAKCAPVNPAKDPSGLGWGPVSVRFDDEVIAHSVGTVSETNPADGSYGRSFSDATGTFDDVHILNVKNNPANNQTEIYLNGRKIDNQTGVTQVSRETLNFSSFTNKPFYIGAGRYQLNGLPFETHLNGEITEVFSYRDRKSNAVQQRIYSYLAIKNGVSLHNPTSTLDDHRADWDYLDSDDNIVWNYAANTNFNFDVAAIGRDDKSELVQKQSKSENSTSIVAVALNRVEDLGTQNTQIFENDKDFLFWGHNGQDINANSTIINHDVGVSNAVLTNITRMNRVWKIEEQTSTDIATTELRVATTDFVGLPALTANRKYVLMMADDETFTTGLETRFFVNDGIYERASYNFDAIKYFTLAVSDVMFEDRSVDFDGVDDHIIVDNPQGLGSTFSASAWILSEGANSTNTERTIVAKRANGTGFQLSLRNDNRITLRWNGSSLEEIISNTSLSDGVWRHIGFSYDGSTAKIYIDGVLDIEATLSAPVPDGNLLGIGARIDEDETAYDLFHGEIDEIRMWNKALTENQIRFIMNQELIENANLVSGKTVPSTITKNELDGLSWTSLSAYYSMNSFIGTSLNDESVNEGYGRMANESYFELKTQSAPLPYKSIGAGDWENTSSWENGSVLYTPGSTRVINGIVEKINWNIVKTNNEVTITNSDITLLGLFVESNEMNVDNDHGLTITHVLDLQGSIDLKGESQLIQTTDSDLLSTTTGFIERDQQGTGVTYDYNYWSSPVSITNNNTANNGYTLAESLKDGTLVDNPRDLNWTTTSVTDGTAGDATTAATLSGRWLYKYGNLTSGVYANWQYVGPNGAMKAGEGFTMKGTGATGEQNYAFVGKPNNGDIDLPINSGNDYLIGNPYPSALDAHEFILDNPNLDGTLYFWEHWGGGTHILASYQGGYAMYNFSGGVSTATYGTSNPDVNQGGIATKRPERFIPVAQGFFVSGITNGTIKFRNDQRQFVTESSGNSLFVAAPGSDAGSNAYADYNNYNDPRPKIRLGFDSPSTIHRQLLLTIDPNASMNYDHAFDGVQIGVQMEDMAFILGNKNLSIQGINNLDATVELPLMVKMQAEGTMNIKLDDIKNIDPTQQIFLKDAVLGTYTDLMIGMYTSPRLVAGTNTTRYSIVFNNPTTLSNEDVALAESNLVVYTPNGMDTLNIKKGQEITIESIALTNMLGQQVQNWDVRNQDGIITVSTQNIARGNYIVVMETNYGMQSRKVIIQ
- a CDS encoding LacI family DNA-binding transcriptional regulator — protein: MADLIKYSISTISKSLNHSEEIKSDTKFKIMEAVKELGYTDSKVSFPSNKTVVVMIPDIRNDFFAQDLIGLEDAATENNFKIIRGFSNGPYDQEVAYFICFKK
- a CDS encoding LacI family transcriptional regulator, with translation MIKRSLILSALKNETLVGFIIAAARQSQRIEKHEPFEELIDLGIPLVMFDSVIDELECDKIVNDHYQSGRRALECLLESGNRIICIALVLQVYQV